AGCGAGACGTCAGGTAGGATACCGCTTCCTCCATAACCGCCGCGCTGCCTCTACGATACATATCTTCGGAAGTATAGATTTTTATATTCTTTTCTTGCAAAAACTTTCTTTCCCCTACATCCAAGTCCCGTACTCCAACCAACACCACATGCTCCGGACGAATTTTATGCTTATACCCGCCTACGGCAACAAGTTCAGGATGACCTACGCCCAAACTAGCCGCCACCGGCATACCTTGTATATAGCCGCTTGGTGATGATTCTGGCGTATTGCTGTCTCCATGCGCATCATACCAAAGCAGCCCCAAAGAACGATAGTGTCTAGCAATACCTGCAATAGAGCCAATAGCCACACTGTGATCTCCTCCCAAAACCAACGGGATGCGTCCACTGCAGACAATTTCTGAGACCTTGATAGCTACCAACTCTAAACTATCGCGAACCGCCCGGAGATTACACACACTGCCTGTAGCACAGGAACTGATGGCTTGGTTTTTGAGGTTTAAATTTCCGGCATCAACAACATTCAGCCCTGTGGAGCGCAGCATCCGTAGCAATCCAGCAGCTCGCATAGCGTCCGGACCCAATTGTGTTCCAAACATCTCCTGCCCCAACCAAGTAGGCACCCCCAATACAGTAATTCGTTTTTTACTTTTTTCCTGTAAACGCATGCTGCTTTCTGCCTTCCTTTTCTTCATACACTGCGACAAAACAAATTTCATTACACTTTGCTGACTTTTTTAGGTTATCTTTTGACTTCTTGATTTACAGTAAATCTCCTGCCTGAATACACAGAAAAGAAATTTTATTCACTACTATTAATAAAAGAACCAGTGTTTAATTAAAAACACTGGTTCTTTGTGACATGCTTAGTTAAAATTTGTAATCCAATCGAGATATAGCCTGTTGCTCCCATTCCACCTGCAAGTGCCGTCCAGAGAGATAGTAGCGTTTTCCTACCTGAGCTATTTTACCGCCAGAAGCGTCTGCTTTTTCTTTGGACTGAATTTGTTCTTCCTTCTGCATAAATTGCTTCAAAAGATCCAACAACGGGGATATGCGCGCAACTTCTTTGCCCTCCAACCATACGGACAAGCTTTTCCTATCTTCTTGCTCGGAAGATACTACATAGATCTTGGTCGCATCTTTAGACTTGGCTGTTTCAGAAACTTCCGCCTGCTCCTTGACAAGCGGTGTCACCGGCGCAACCACCGTTTCTTCTACGTCAACCCCCACAGGCCTGCTTACTGCTGCAAACGAGCTGCTGACAGGCGCTTTTTCAACTTCCAGTTTGACGCCCGCCAAGGATTGAAACGGCGTAGAAATAACGCGAGGTGCGTTATTGTTCGTAATAGCAAGGCCATTCTCAGTTTGCTGCACGTTAACGCGTGCTGTTTCCCCTTCATAATTCACGCGCGACTGCTTGCTTGTATAAACGCCATCTTGACTTATCGCAGAAGGCAAAGACTCTTGAGCCTTCACCTCGCTGGTGGCTAAGTCAAGCCGTTGCACAGTTCCCACTTCGCCTGAATCCCGTAAGAACAAGCCACTCTGCCTTACCTGGCCCTGCAGCTCATTGTGGTTATCTTTTATGGAAAATTCCGTAGCTACACTGCCCAAATAAATAGCGCCTACATCTGCATCCTTTAGAGACAGCAGTTGATCCTTCCCTTGATCATCTTTGGCCCAAATACGCAGTTTGCCATAAACATCGTCATTTTCATCAATCCAGCCATTACCGTCCGCATCAAATTTTGCTAAATCTCCAAAAGCGTCTCCGCTTTTAGCGCCAAAAAGCTCACTACCGTCGTTGATTTTACCGTCTCCATTTTGGTCCAACGCCAAAAAACCGGCGCCAGGTTTAACAAAGGACATGCTGTCCTTTTGGCCGTCCGCATCCAAATCGAAGGCGTATTTTTCTTCTGTAAGCCCGATTGCTGCAGAACCTTTGCCATACTGAATTACCAATGGATCTTCCAGTGTGGCCGTACTTTGAGTCTGAACCATTTCCGCTGTACGCAGCATCAACGAAGTCTGATCGAGTTGCAGCGTCCTACCGTCTTCCGTAGTCACTCGCCCCTGTGCTGACCATGCTGTATATTCCGCTTCACTCCGAGTATTCGTCCTCGTCTCCACCGCTCCGATTCGAAGCCCCGTTGCCGCACCATTGGCATTGGTTGTCGCCACAAATACCGTTGACTCCCCTACTGCCGTACTGGTTCCTTGCAACTGAGCATGTACTTGCAGCGTCGACGCATCGCCCCCTTGACTATGTCCCACAACAACCGCGCCTTGACCGACTGTCATCTGTTGCGCCTCTTCCGTAATGACACCGACTTGCCGCCAGTTGCCGCCTTGTGGCGGCGATCCTATAACCGCGCTGCTGCTGCTTTGATCCACTACAATCTTGGTATGACTTGCAGCCGAAATTTCTTCAGAAGCTATACCTTTGTCCGCCCCCATAAAGTCTGTTACATTTTTCAGCTTGTCCCGCTCTTCTTGGGAAAGCTTAGAAAAATCAACGCCTCTGTTCACCGTAACCGAACCGTTGCCAGCCTCTGCAACTGCCAGCCGGGCTTCGCCGCTCAATTGCACCTCGTAAGCCTGGTCGGTTTGAATTTCCGTATGGCTGCTCTCCTGCTCCAAGATGGTCGCTGCAGCAGTGCTGGAAGCATATAGGTTTTCTCTCTCTTTGGTTCCCAGAAAATGGTTGCTGCTAAACTCTACCGTACTGGAATCAATTTTCACCAGCCTCAACTCCTATATTTTTTTGCTTCACATAACTTATAAAGCTCCTTATTTATAATATCGTACGCTTTGTAAAACTTTTCACATATTTTTTTGTTTTTCTAACGATATTTTTTTGAACTCTCTTGAAATTAGCAACTTTCTATTTCCTTTCTATCCTTCGAAGTTAAAACATGGTATGCTATATTTATAGCGTTTTAGGCAAGGAGGTTCTTTCATGAAACATATTCTTTTCATCTGGGTCCTGTCTCTTGTTGCAATCCTCTATAATCCAGGAAACGCCATAGCCAGCCCTCAAGAATTCATTATTATCAACAATACAGGCCATACTATTTGCGCATTATACATAGCTCCCTCCAATACGAACGATTGGCAAGACAACTTGCTTGAACAAACTATATTGGGAATCACCGATCAGGCGACTCTTCCGTTTCACCGCAATGAACCTGCTGCGTTTTGGGATGTGCGGGTAGTCTATGACAATGGGTTCAGCGATAATTGGAATCGTTGCCAACTGCGCAAACAGCTTTTTGTAACACTCAAACCCGAACCCGCCACCTAAAAATCTTTTCACGCCTCTTAACCCAAATAGCAAAGCGCCTCTTCATCAAGAGGCGCTTTTTTGTACACCAATGCTCCGCTTCGCTTTCTTGCGCCACGCTAGCTCCTTTACGCTAAAGATTGCAAAGAGCCTTTTACCAGTTTTTCTAAAGCCGCCAAAGGAGGCGACAGCCATTTTTCTCGATGCAACACCATTTGTGCCACTACCGAAATGCGGCTGCTATCCCAGGGCAGCCGCACCAACGTTCCTCGCTCCAGTTCCTCCGCCACGACAATTTCCGGCAGCAGCGACAGTCCCAAGCCATTCTTTACACACTGTTTAATGGCTTCCAAGCTTTCAAATTCCCAGCACATCGCTACAGGCGCCTTGGCTTGCGCCAACAGTTCTTTCATCTCCGCCGGATAGCCGCTGTGCCCTTCGGAAAAAATAAAGGTTTGCCCTGCCAATTGCTGCGTCTCCACTGTTTGCAACTTCGCCAAAGGATGCTGCGGCTCCGCTACTAACACCGTTTTCCCTTGAAACAAGGTTTCTTGTCTCAACTGCGGCTGACCGGCTTCATCTTGAAAGCCAAAAGCCACATCGACCAGATTTTGCTGCAACCATTGTCCAAAATCGCTGCAATGTCCTACTTTCAAATATAACTGCACCTGCGGATACAGCGCCCTATATTCCTTTAATAACGGCGGCAGCCAAAAAGCGCATAAAGACTCCGATGCGCCAAGGCGAATCATTCCTTCTAGCATTCCCTTGTTACAAAAAGCTTGACGTACTTCGTCTTCTGCCTGCAGCATTTTGGCCCCCAGTTTCACCAGCCGTTCTCCTTGAGACGTCAAAAATATTTTCCGTCCCAAACGCTCAAATAGCTGTACGCCCAACTCTTTTTCCACCAGACGGACATGCTCGGAAACAGTAGACTGAGAATAGTTTAACGCCCGCGCCGCCTGCCCAAAATTCAAAGTTTGCGCCACTGCTAAGAAGGTTTCCAAATACTTACTCTGCATTCCACCACACCCATCGGTTTTTTCGATTATTTTACACTATATTATCGTCTTATCAAATCTCTTTTTTCATGATACGATTTTTTTAAGCTTTTACTAAATTTACAGAGGAGAAACAACACCGCGATGAAAGAATCCGTTCAACTCAAAAAAAGCATTACTTGGCTGCAAGGAACCGCCTTAACTACGGGAGCAGTCTTGGGGGCTGGAATTTTAGTACTCCCTTCCCTTGCCGCAGCCATGGCCGGACCAGCGTCTTTACTCAGTTGGATCTTCATGGGCCTGCTTTCTTTACCCATGGTTGCCGTCATCAGCATGATGTCTTCACGATA
This genomic window from uncultured Anaeromusa sp. contains:
- the rocF gene encoding arginase produces the protein MRLQEKSKKRITVLGVPTWLGQEMFGTQLGPDAMRAAGLLRMLRSTGLNVVDAGNLNLKNQAISSCATGSVCNLRAVRDSLELVAIKVSEIVCSGRIPLVLGGDHSVAIGSIAGIARHYRSLGLLWYDAHGDSNTPESSPSGYIQGMPVAASLGVGHPELVAVGGYKHKIRPEHVVLVGVRDLDVGERKFLQEKNIKIYTSEDMYRRGSAAVMEEAVSYLTSRCDGIHLSCDLDVLDPKEASGVGTPVAGGVPLAQHLEAMRCLASHKVVTSAEFVELNPLLDKDGKTIDAAVAMIRAFLGEHALETCQA
- a CDS encoding LysR family transcriptional regulator is translated as MQSKYLETFLAVAQTLNFGQAARALNYSQSTVSEHVRLVEKELGVQLFERLGRKIFLTSQGERLVKLGAKMLQAEDEVRQAFCNKGMLEGMIRLGASESLCAFWLPPLLKEYRALYPQVQLYLKVGHCSDFGQWLQQNLVDVAFGFQDEAGQPQLRQETLFQGKTVLVAEPQHPLAKLQTVETQQLAGQTFIFSEGHSGYPAEMKELLAQAKAPVAMCWEFESLEAIKQCVKNGLGLSLLPEIVVAEELERGTLVRLPWDSSRISVVAQMVLHREKWLSPPLAALEKLVKGSLQSLA